Proteins from a genomic interval of Paenibacillus sp. RC334:
- the aroB gene encoding 3-dehydroquinate synthase yields the protein MSTLTVQLGERSYPIHIGRGLLHRAGELLSERGIAQKSPLLIVSDEHTARFYLATLESNLQAAGYKTVSNVVKPGEKSKSLAVYEQVITAAIEGGLDRNSAVIALGGGVVGDLAGFVAASFMRGVKFVQIPTTILAHDSSVGGKVGINHPLAKNMIGAFHQPELVLYDVDTLSTLPPREVSAGLAEMIKHGLIWDADFAHWCRDHAPDLLALDAAALEYGLEKGCSVKAEVVSRDERENDLRAILNLGHTIGHAIEAIAGYGEFLHGEAISIGMVGSALLGVKLGADPSLVTETRDMLASLRLPTSLPAHLETDRLLDAMMHDKKFKEGSITFVVPRSIGRVEVVKDISVSYIRQVIEQLKEEA from the coding sequence ATGAGTACGCTGACGGTACAGCTTGGGGAACGTTCCTATCCCATTCATATCGGACGTGGACTGTTACATCGGGCAGGAGAGTTGTTGAGCGAACGAGGAATTGCACAAAAAAGTCCGCTGTTGATTGTTTCTGACGAACACACAGCGCGATTCTATTTAGCGACACTGGAGAGCAACCTTCAGGCAGCAGGGTACAAGACGGTTTCCAACGTCGTCAAACCGGGTGAAAAGTCCAAATCGCTTGCTGTGTATGAGCAGGTGATTACAGCAGCTATCGAGGGCGGTTTGGACCGCAATTCAGCTGTTATCGCACTTGGTGGTGGTGTAGTGGGCGATCTGGCAGGATTTGTGGCGGCTTCTTTTATGAGAGGCGTCAAGTTCGTACAGATTCCAACTACAATCCTTGCGCATGACAGTAGCGTGGGCGGCAAGGTCGGCATCAATCATCCTTTGGCTAAAAATATGATTGGAGCTTTCCATCAGCCGGAATTGGTATTGTATGACGTGGATACGTTGTCTACATTACCTCCGCGAGAGGTATCCGCCGGGCTTGCTGAAATGATCAAGCATGGCTTGATCTGGGATGCTGATTTTGCCCACTGGTGCCGCGATCATGCGCCTGACTTGCTGGCTTTGGATGCGGCAGCTCTGGAGTACGGTCTGGAAAAGGGATGCTCCGTGAAAGCCGAAGTGGTGTCGCGCGATGAACGTGAAAACGATTTACGTGCTATTCTAAACCTCGGTCACACTATTGGTCATGCGATAGAGGCGATTGCGGGGTATGGTGAGTTTTTACACGGGGAAGCGATTTCTATTGGTATGGTTGGCTCTGCACTTCTGGGTGTGAAGCTGGGGGCAGATCCTTCTTTGGTAACAGAAACGAGGGATATGCTGGCTTCGCTTCGTCTACCAACTTCTCTTCCCGCTCATCTCGAAACGGATCGTCTGCTGGATGCGATGATGCATGACAAAAAGTTTAAGGAAGGCAGTATTACTTTTGTCGTCCCACGCAGCATCGGGCGTGTGGAGGTAGTGAAGGATATTTCCGTCTCTTACATCCGACAAGTAATTGAACAGCTAAAAGAGGAGGCGTAA
- the aroC gene encoding chorismate synthase: MSLRYLTAGETHGPQLTAIVEGMPSNLKLDFEELNFQLHRRQKGYGRGRRMQIEKDTANIAGGVRHGYTTGAPIALIVENNDWKHWQNIMNIEPIEGSDEEKRRVHRPRPGHADLNGGLKYNLKDLRNVLERSSARETAIRVACGGLARQLLEEFGIKVAGQVIRIGEIEAPHRELPIDELIAVTEASSVRVTDPETEKKMEAYIDQIKQEGDSVGGVVECIVEGVPIGLGSHVQYDRKLDARIAQGVMSINAFKGVEIGIGFEAGELRGSQVHDEILHDDERGYHRRTNRLGGFEGGMTNGMPVVVRGVMKPIPTLYKPLQSVDIDTKEAFTAQVERSDACAVPAASVVMEHVVAWEIAKALLEKFGGDSIEEIRANITSYEEQLGRY, translated from the coding sequence ATGAGTTTACGTTACTTAACCGCGGGGGAAACGCATGGTCCCCAGCTTACTGCGATTGTAGAGGGCATGCCGAGCAATTTAAAATTGGATTTTGAAGAATTGAATTTTCAGCTACACCGTCGTCAGAAGGGGTATGGACGGGGTCGGCGTATGCAGATTGAAAAGGATACGGCCAACATTGCCGGAGGCGTTCGTCACGGGTATACCACAGGTGCACCGATTGCTCTGATTGTGGAAAACAACGATTGGAAGCATTGGCAGAACATTATGAATATTGAGCCCATCGAAGGCAGTGACGAGGAAAAGCGCCGGGTTCACCGTCCGCGTCCGGGTCATGCAGATTTGAACGGCGGATTGAAATACAATCTGAAGGATCTGCGCAACGTGCTGGAACGTTCCAGTGCCCGTGAGACGGCAATTCGTGTTGCCTGCGGCGGTTTGGCCCGTCAATTGCTGGAAGAGTTTGGAATCAAGGTCGCTGGTCAGGTTATCCGCATTGGAGAAATCGAGGCACCTCACCGCGAATTGCCGATTGACGAGCTGATTGCCGTGACAGAAGCTTCTTCAGTGAGAGTAACCGATCCGGAAACCGAAAAGAAAATGGAAGCCTACATTGATCAAATCAAGCAAGAAGGCGATTCCGTTGGTGGCGTAGTGGAATGTATTGTGGAAGGTGTTCCAATCGGTCTGGGCAGTCATGTTCAGTATGATCGGAAGCTGGATGCACGCATTGCCCAAGGAGTCATGTCCATTAATGCGTTCAAAGGCGTGGAAATCGGTATTGGCTTTGAAGCTGGAGAACTGCGTGGTTCGCAGGTGCATGATGAGATTTTGCATGATGACGAACGTGGATATCACCGCCGTACCAATCGTTTGGGCGGTTTTGAGGGTGGCATGACCAACGGAATGCCTGTCGTGGTTCGCGGCGTGATGAAGCCGATCCCGACGCTGTACAAGCCGCTGCAAAGCGTCGATATTGATACGAAGGAAGCGTTCACCGCTCAGGTTGAGCGTTCGGATGCATGTGCCGTACCAGCGGCAAGTGTGGTTATGGAGCATGTTGTAGCATGGGAGATTGCCAAGGCTTTGCTTGAAAAATTCGGCGGGGATTCCATTGAAGAAATCCGTGCGAACATTACATCCTATGAAGAACAACTGGGACGGTACTAA
- a CDS encoding protein-glutamate O-methyltransferase CheR, translating to MTDMELGQTDPDYTAFIRKIKDSTGIDLAQYKEAQMKRRLTTLRNKNGFPSFVSFYDAMMKEKPLFYEFLDRMTINVSEFWRNPNRWEVLRDTILPQLLAGKQKLKLWSAACSTGEEPYSLAMVLDGKGILGNCSITASDIDDGALAKAKEGRYLERSLKDVPEQVASKYFKPDGAMYRIDDRLKQAVKFQKQNLLLDRFEDGYDLIICRNVMIYFTEEAKHKLYQKFAASLRPGGVLFVGSTEQIFSPNQYGLESTETFFYRKKA from the coding sequence ATGACGGATATGGAACTGGGTCAGACGGACCCCGATTACACAGCGTTTATCCGCAAAATCAAGGACAGCACAGGTATTGATCTTGCACAATACAAGGAAGCACAGATGAAAAGGCGGTTAACGACGCTTCGCAACAAAAACGGGTTTCCCAGTTTTGTTTCTTTTTATGATGCCATGATGAAAGAAAAGCCCCTGTTCTATGAATTTCTGGATCGGATGACGATCAATGTTTCAGAGTTTTGGCGTAATCCCAATCGGTGGGAAGTACTGCGGGATACGATTTTGCCACAGCTGCTTGCAGGTAAGCAGAAGCTCAAGCTGTGGAGTGCGGCCTGCTCGACTGGCGAGGAGCCGTACAGCTTGGCTATGGTACTGGACGGCAAGGGAATTTTGGGGAATTGCTCCATTACGGCCTCTGACATTGATGACGGCGCACTGGCTAAAGCCAAGGAAGGCAGATATTTGGAGCGTTCGCTCAAGGATGTGCCTGAACAGGTAGCTAGTAAGTATTTCAAGCCGGATGGTGCGATGTATCGAATTGACGACCGTTTGAAGCAGGCTGTGAAATTTCAAAAGCAAAATTTACTTCTGGATCGGTTTGAGGACGGCTACGATCTCATTATCTGCCGTAATGTCATGATTTATTTTACGGAAGAGGCCAAGCATAAGCTGTACCAGAAGTTTGCTGCCAGTCTTCGTCCCGGCGGTGTGCTGTTTGTCGGCAGTACAGAGCAAATTTTTTCTCCAAACCAATATGGTCTGGAATCAACGGAAACCTTTTTTTATCGTAAAAAAGCATAA
- the ndk gene encoding nucleoside-diphosphate kinase, translating into MDRTFLMVKPDGVQRGLIGRIISRLEDKGFKMTAGKLVQVSREQAERHYAEHVGKPFFEELVGFITSGPVFAMVWEGDNIVTLSRLLIGKTQVTEALPGTIRGDFAAHTPFNLIHGSDSPESAEREIANFFTPEETVRYEKSVATWV; encoded by the coding sequence ATGGATCGTACGTTTTTGATGGTTAAACCGGATGGAGTACAACGCGGACTAATTGGACGTATTATTAGTCGTCTGGAAGACAAAGGCTTCAAAATGACGGCTGGTAAACTTGTGCAGGTATCTAGAGAACAGGCGGAACGGCATTATGCGGAGCATGTGGGCAAGCCCTTTTTTGAAGAGCTTGTAGGCTTTATCACTTCTGGCCCTGTATTCGCCATGGTTTGGGAAGGGGATAACATCGTTACCCTGTCCCGCCTGCTGATTGGTAAAACACAAGTGACAGAGGCTCTTCCGGGCACAATCCGGGGAGACTTTGCTGCACATACACCGTTTAACCTCATTCACGGTTCAGATTCACCGGAGAGCGCGGAGCGCGAGATTGCGAATTTTTTCACGCCGGAGGAAACCGTTCGGTATGAAAAAAGTGTGGCGACCTGGGTGTAA
- a CDS encoding polyprenyl synthetase family protein, whose product MKRLDLFGLLKKDMNFIEEELYRSIDSTEPLINDTSLHLLKAGGKRLRPVFVLLGGKFGEYDLDKLKRIAVPLELIHSASLVHDDVIDDAEMRRGQPTVKSKWDNRVAMYTGDYIYARALSIVAGLPNPDIHRVLSKALVQMSIGEMEQIRDFFNVDQSVRNYLLRIRRKTALLIAVSCQLGAMAAGARERVNSLLYTYGYNVGMAFQIQDDLLDLCGTEKKIGKPPGSDMRQGNITLPVIYALGQPELRDDLLAEIGRIQAGDGQGDARKAVDMIKKSEGIAKAEILADRYIKKALHALDLLPDVKTKKTLRDIAHFVTRRSY is encoded by the coding sequence ATGAAACGATTGGATTTGTTCGGTTTATTAAAGAAGGATATGAACTTCATAGAAGAAGAGCTGTACCGCAGCATCGACAGCACAGAGCCGTTGATTAATGATACGTCGCTTCATCTGCTCAAAGCGGGAGGCAAGCGTTTGCGGCCGGTATTTGTACTGCTGGGAGGCAAGTTTGGGGAATACGATCTGGACAAGCTCAAACGCATAGCGGTACCGCTGGAACTGATTCATTCTGCTTCCCTTGTTCACGATGATGTGATTGACGATGCGGAGATGAGGCGCGGCCAGCCAACTGTGAAGTCCAAATGGGACAATCGGGTGGCCATGTACACCGGAGACTACATATATGCGCGTGCGCTTTCGATAGTCGCGGGCCTGCCGAATCCGGACATTCATCGGGTGCTGTCCAAGGCGCTGGTGCAAATGTCCATCGGTGAAATGGAACAAATCCGCGATTTTTTTAATGTGGATCAGAGTGTACGTAATTACTTGCTTCGCATACGTCGCAAAACGGCATTGTTGATTGCGGTCAGCTGCCAATTGGGAGCTATGGCTGCGGGTGCGAGGGAAAGAGTAAATTCTCTCTTGTATACCTATGGCTACAATGTAGGTATGGCTTTTCAAATTCAGGATGATTTGCTCGATCTGTGTGGCACGGAAAAAAAGATTGGCAAGCCGCCGGGCAGTGATATGAGGCAGGGGAATATTACGCTTCCGGTTATTTATGCGCTAGGACAGCCTGAGCTGCGTGACGATCTATTGGCTGAAATCGGTCGTATTCAGGCTGGGGACGGGCAGGGAGATGCTCGCAAAGCGGTGGATATGATTAAAAAAAGTGAAGGAATCGCTAAAGCAGAAATTCTCGCCGACCGATATATAAAAAAAGCGCTACACGCGCTGGACTTACTGCCAGATGTCAAAACGAAAAAGACGCTGCGCGATATTGCTCATTTTGTTACCCGCCGCTCCTACTAA
- a CDS encoding menaquinone biosynthesis protein, with translation MPTPDTKTITIGKIKYTNAWPIFHYFNPSHLLHPAELVSRVPAELNRSMLKGNLDISAMSSFAYASGAEDMLLLPDLSVSADGPVQSILLFSRKPLDEIKNGTIALTNTSATSVNLLKILMQKAWEGQPSYFDCEPDLDLMLEQADAGLLIGDHAIKASWRRDGLYVTDLGEEWKRWTGYSMTFAVWAVRRVFATQNPDAVTEVANAFRASKQRSLSDLTSVISEACKEIGGLRDYWERYFTNLCYDFGEKEQKGLELYFQYAHELGLLDRRVKPLLWSDNTLTRVKE, from the coding sequence ATGCCGACACCGGACACCAAGACAATCACAATCGGAAAAATTAAATATACAAATGCTTGGCCCATTTTTCATTATTTTAATCCTTCACACCTCCTCCATCCGGCGGAGCTGGTTTCCAGAGTCCCGGCTGAATTGAACCGCAGTATGCTGAAAGGAAATCTGGACATCAGCGCGATGTCCTCCTTTGCTTATGCATCCGGTGCCGAGGATATGCTGCTGTTGCCGGATCTGTCTGTCAGCGCAGACGGTCCTGTGCAATCCATTTTGCTGTTCTCACGCAAGCCGCTGGATGAGATTAAAAACGGAACAATTGCGTTGACGAATACGTCTGCTACATCCGTGAATTTGTTGAAAATTTTGATGCAGAAGGCATGGGAAGGCCAACCTTCCTATTTCGACTGCGAGCCGGATTTGGATTTGATGCTGGAGCAGGCGGATGCGGGGCTGTTGATTGGAGATCACGCGATCAAGGCATCTTGGCGGCGTGATGGTCTGTACGTTACGGACCTCGGAGAAGAGTGGAAACGCTGGACGGGGTACAGTATGACCTTTGCCGTATGGGCAGTACGCCGTGTTTTTGCTACACAGAATCCTGATGCGGTGACTGAAGTAGCGAATGCATTTCGTGCAAGCAAGCAGCGCAGCCTGTCTGATCTGACGTCTGTTATTTCCGAAGCCTGCAAGGAAATTGGAGGCCTGCGGGATTATTGGGAGCGCTACTTTACTAATCTGTGTTATGATTTTGGAGAGAAGGAACAAAAGGGTTTAGAGCTTTATTTTCAGTATGCGCATGAACTGGGGCTGCTTGACCGACGAGTGAAGCCGCTTCTCTGGAGTGACAATACGCTGACACGGGTGAAAGAATGA
- a CDS encoding flavin prenyltransferase UbiX — protein sequence MNHNQVSNHQGKRIVIGITGASGSIYGIRLVEILLDLQYTVHLIVSNAGWRVLKEESGWNVTDREGALNDKFGGRPGSLVYHPFTDIGASIASGSYLVDAMVIMPCSMGTLSAVAHGSSDNLMARAADVMLKEGRPLILVPRETPLHAIHLENMLKLARLGVKMIPAMPAFYFHPKTLDDIVLFLVGKVLDSLRIEHQLFTRWGDSDADTGHQDNHNRKN from the coding sequence ATGAATCATAATCAGGTGAGCAACCATCAAGGCAAACGAATCGTTATTGGCATTACAGGCGCGAGCGGAAGCATTTATGGGATACGGCTGGTAGAGATACTGCTGGATTTGCAATACACAGTTCACCTGATTGTTTCCAATGCTGGCTGGCGGGTACTCAAAGAGGAATCAGGCTGGAACGTGACTGACCGGGAAGGGGCTCTGAATGACAAATTCGGAGGCCGTCCCGGTTCTCTTGTATACCATCCGTTCACGGATATTGGCGCTTCGATTGCGAGTGGCTCTTATTTGGTGGACGCGATGGTTATCATGCCCTGCTCGATGGGAACATTGTCTGCAGTGGCGCATGGCTCGTCCGATAATCTCATGGCGCGTGCAGCAGACGTGATGTTGAAGGAAGGCCGTCCACTAATTCTAGTGCCGCGTGAGACGCCGCTGCATGCTATTCATTTGGAAAATATGCTTAAGCTTGCAAGGCTCGGGGTCAAAATGATTCCTGCTATGCCGGCTTTTTACTTTCATCCGAAGACGCTGGATGATATCGTACTGTTCCTCGTAGGCAAAGTATTGGACAGCTTGCGTATCGAACATCAACTGTTTACGAGATGGGGGGATTCCGATGCCGACACCGGACACCAAGACAATCACAATCGGAAAAATTAA
- a CDS encoding UbiA-like polyprenyltransferase, whose product MFKKIAIFLEMIKIEHTLFALPFAFMGAVLGSVVVTGTLPSWSQIGWILLAMVGARSAAFGFNRMIDRVIDGKNPRTAGRAIPAGLLKSSEVVLFIIVSLALLFWASFNLSALAFKLFPLAFFMLVFYSYTKRFTWLCHIVLGLTIGLAPLGSWVAVTGQIDMTAIVFYLTVAFWTAGFDIIYACQDIDFDQNEGVYSIPARFGIAGALKIARAFHVITAIGFIVMFFIADLSWWYLAGMIISYMMLFYQHYIVTPKDLSRLQTAFFTMNSVLSIVVFAFTLVDLVVRQYL is encoded by the coding sequence ATGTTTAAGAAAATTGCTATTTTTTTGGAAATGATTAAAATTGAACATACGTTATTTGCGCTCCCATTTGCATTTATGGGGGCTGTATTGGGGTCAGTTGTCGTGACAGGCACGCTTCCTTCGTGGTCACAGATCGGATGGATCTTGCTGGCTATGGTCGGCGCACGTAGCGCGGCTTTCGGTTTCAATCGTATGATCGACCGTGTTATTGATGGGAAAAATCCGCGTACGGCAGGACGTGCCATCCCGGCGGGGCTGCTCAAGTCCAGCGAAGTGGTTCTTTTTATTATTGTTAGCTTGGCGCTACTATTTTGGGCATCGTTCAATTTAAGTGCACTGGCGTTCAAGCTGTTTCCACTGGCCTTTTTTATGCTTGTTTTTTATTCCTATACCAAACGTTTCACCTGGCTCTGCCATATTGTGCTTGGCTTGACGATTGGCTTGGCGCCACTGGGTAGCTGGGTAGCTGTGACTGGGCAAATAGATATGACGGCTATTGTTTTTTATCTCACTGTTGCATTCTGGACGGCTGGCTTTGATATTATTTATGCTTGTCAGGATATTGATTTTGACCAGAACGAGGGGGTTTACTCCATTCCTGCCCGTTTTGGTATAGCAGGTGCGCTTAAAATTGCTCGTGCATTTCATGTGATTACGGCGATCGGGTTTATTGTGATGTTCTTTATTGCTGATTTAAGCTGGTGGTATCTGGCGGGCATGATTATTTCTTATATGATGTTATTTTATCAGCATTATATCGTAACTCCGAAGGACCTGAGTCGTTTGCAGACAGCGTTCTTTACGATGAACAGTGTGCTTAGCATTGTCGTATTTGCTTTTACACTGGTTGATTTGGTGGTGCGTCAATACTTATGA
- a CDS encoding demethylmenaquinone methyltransferase has product MGSSDTKPKEQFVHGVFESIAGKYDLMNDILSFRRHKAWRKFTMKKMNMHHGDTAIDLCCGTCDWTLAMARASESGHIVGLDFSQNMLNVGERKITSEAREKQIKLVQGNAMELPFEDNSFDYATIGFGLRNVPDLRRVLQEMQRVVKPGGQVVCLELSKPTWQPFKGIYYAYFKHILPMLGKLFAKRYEQYKWLPDSLALFPGRDELAGIFREVGLKDVQAHSLTGGIAALHIGIKESQHV; this is encoded by the coding sequence ATGGGATCAAGCGACACCAAGCCGAAAGAGCAATTCGTTCATGGCGTGTTTGAAAGCATCGCGGGTAAATACGATTTGATGAACGATATACTGAGCTTTCGCAGACATAAGGCTTGGCGTAAATTTACGATGAAAAAAATGAACATGCACCACGGGGATACGGCAATCGACCTTTGCTGTGGTACGTGTGACTGGACGCTCGCGATGGCGCGTGCAAGTGAAAGTGGTCACATCGTAGGACTGGATTTTAGCCAGAACATGCTGAATGTAGGCGAGCGCAAGATTACATCAGAAGCCCGTGAAAAGCAGATCAAGCTTGTTCAGGGCAACGCGATGGAGCTGCCTTTTGAAGACAATTCTTTTGACTACGCAACGATTGGCTTTGGTCTGCGTAATGTGCCTGATTTGCGCCGCGTATTACAGGAAATGCAGCGTGTCGTCAAACCTGGCGGGCAGGTCGTATGTCTGGAACTATCCAAGCCTACATGGCAGCCGTTCAAGGGAATTTACTATGCATACTTTAAACACATCTTGCCCATGCTCGGCAAATTGTTCGCCAAACGTTATGAGCAATACAAATGGCTCCCTGATTCGTTGGCGCTTTTTCCGGGAAGGGATGAGCTGGCTGGCATCTTCCGTGAAGTCGGATTAAAGGATGTACAGGCTCATTCTCTCACTGGAGGCATTGCGGCATTGCATATTGGAATCAAGGAGAGTCAGCATGTTTAA
- a CDS encoding heptaprenyl diphosphate synthase component 1: MKPYRVPQLARKYVEYDMIQQHTEMPAFPDSRTRLLFMFLNRNAQELHASEEELYALVTSLLQMGLDTHDMIDTLSGIRSPEEMRSRQLKVLAGDYFSSRFYQLLALAGHITTISKLSDAVCEVNAGKMSLYWEMKHLRLNAAQYLTQVVRFKKELFLSFTSLVAEQDREVWEPLLNEFALCDTLAEEWHKRTESDKSRFGYMFWHVYSNADQNERELLSESGSDTDVWYKLVLKYKAEDAILNKLQTTVTHIRQILSDDQNTGIEEFERMLEPFLKLLNSPHPVVREG, translated from the coding sequence ATGAAACCGTATCGCGTACCCCAATTAGCAAGGAAATATGTGGAATACGACATGATTCAACAACATACGGAAATGCCGGCTTTTCCTGACAGTCGTACCCGCCTGTTGTTTATGTTTTTGAACCGGAATGCGCAGGAGCTACATGCCAGCGAGGAAGAGCTATACGCATTGGTCACCTCGCTTTTGCAGATGGGGCTGGATACGCATGATATGATTGATACTTTATCCGGTATACGAAGTCCGGAGGAAATGCGTTCCAGACAGTTGAAAGTGTTGGCCGGGGACTATTTTAGCAGCCGCTTTTATCAGCTGCTTGCACTGGCAGGCCACATCACGACCATTTCGAAGCTGAGTGATGCTGTATGTGAAGTAAACGCTGGTAAAATGAGCCTGTATTGGGAGATGAAGCATCTCCGTCTGAATGCGGCACAGTATTTAACTCAGGTGGTTCGTTTTAAAAAGGAGCTTTTTCTATCCTTTACTTCCCTTGTGGCAGAGCAGGATCGGGAAGTCTGGGAGCCGCTTCTCAACGAATTTGCCCTCTGTGATACGCTGGCAGAGGAATGGCACAAGCGTACAGAATCGGACAAGTCCCGTTTCGGATATATGTTCTGGCATGTTTATAGTAATGCTGACCAGAACGAACGGGAACTGCTGTCTGAGAGTGGTTCAGACACTGATGTATGGTACAAGCTTGTTCTGAAGTACAAAGCCGAGGACGCGATACTGAACAAACTCCAGACGACTGTTACACACATCCGGCAGATCCTGTCAGATGATCAAAATACGGGGATCGAGGAATTCGAACGCATGCTGGAGCCTTTCCTGAAGCTGCTGAATAGTCCACACCCGGTTGTGAGGGAAGGTTAG
- a CDS encoding HU family DNA-binding protein, with protein MNKTDLINQVSESTELSKKDVTKAVDAVFEAISGALQNGDKVQLVGFGNFEVRERSARKGRNPQTGEEIEIPASKIPAFKPGKALKDGIK; from the coding sequence ATGAATAAAACGGATTTGATCAATCAGGTTTCCGAAAGCACTGAATTGTCCAAAAAGGACGTAACTAAAGCCGTTGACGCTGTATTCGAAGCGATCTCCGGAGCGCTGCAAAACGGAGACAAGGTGCAACTGGTAGGTTTCGGGAACTTTGAGGTTCGTGAACGTTCTGCACGTAAAGGACGTAACCCGCAAACAGGAGAAGAAATCGAAATCCCTGCGAGCAAAATTCCGGCATTTAAACCGGGTAAAGCGCTCAAGGACGGAATTAAATAA
- a CDS encoding ABC transporter permease, whose protein sequence is MKEKWLNVSFRYGAVVVIMGVLAFFSATLPYFWTYDNLMDILGSIAIVTFVAIGVTLSLIVDGFDLSVGATVSLTTIVSASLMVWYEQPVAVVIIVSLVVGAVVGLFNSLLIVKLRIPDLLATLAMMYIVSGIHKTYAQGYTIYNHMQFPDGSKAPGEISPAFLILGQGKWLGIPISVILLLLAVAAVHIFLTYTKHGRQMYVTGGNEEAARLSGIRVKKVRTLAYVASGVFAAIAGILYASRVGSGQIDAGSPLLMEAVAAVFVGFSVFGAGKPNVIGTFIGAVLIGVLVNGLTMMNVQYFAHDIVKGVVLVLALAITFYVLNRRRT, encoded by the coding sequence ATGAAGGAAAAATGGTTAAACGTCTCCTTTCGTTATGGGGCTGTAGTCGTAATTATGGGTGTGCTGGCGTTTTTTTCAGCCACATTGCCCTATTTCTGGACGTATGATAATTTGATGGATATTCTTGGCTCAATTGCGATTGTGACTTTCGTCGCAATTGGTGTGACGTTGTCTCTCATCGTGGACGGTTTTGATCTTTCGGTGGGAGCTACGGTGTCTCTGACCACTATTGTTTCAGCTTCGTTGATGGTCTGGTATGAACAGCCTGTTGCGGTGGTCATTATTGTATCTTTGGTTGTCGGTGCGGTGGTGGGACTATTTAACTCATTGTTGATCGTTAAGCTTCGTATTCCCGATTTGCTGGCAACCCTTGCGATGATGTATATTGTAAGCGGGATTCATAAAACGTACGCTCAAGGCTACACCATCTATAATCATATGCAGTTTCCTGATGGCAGCAAGGCGCCAGGAGAGATATCTCCTGCTTTTCTTATTTTGGGACAAGGCAAATGGCTGGGTATCCCGATTTCGGTTATTTTGCTGCTGCTAGCGGTAGCGGCAGTGCATATTTTCTTAACCTACACCAAGCATGGGCGTCAAATGTATGTGACCGGAGGAAATGAGGAAGCAGCTCGTCTGTCAGGCATACGGGTAAAAAAAGTCCGCACACTGGCCTATGTCGCTTCAGGCGTATTTGCGGCCATTGCTGGTATTTTGTATGCTTCGCGAGTAGGATCGGGCCAAATTGATGCAGGATCTCCCTTGCTGATGGAAGCGGTAGCTGCGGTTTTTGTCGGCTTTTCGGTCTTTGGAGCGGGTAAACCGAATGTCATTGGCACGTTTATCGGTGCGGTTTTGATCGGGGTATTGGTGAACGGTCTGACGATGATGAACGTGCAGTATTTTGCTCATGATATCGTCAAGGGAGTTGTGCTGGTGCTCGCGCTGGCCATCACTTTTTATGTGCTAAACCGTCGCCGTACTTGA